The Candidatus Aquicultor sp. sequence CAACGCCAACCGGCTATGGCAGGCCTCCAAGCCCTTTCAGCCGACGACACAAGACAACGTTTTTCTGCAGAGAAGTGCGACCTCAACTACACCGAGCGCCGTAACGGCTAAGGCGCAGGCCGGAGCCACACTCACTAACTACAGCGTCTCCGTAACCCAGATCGCAGCAGCCCAGCAAAATGTGGGAACTGCTTTGACGAGTTCGGCGACAACGAGCCTAGCCGCCGCCACCTACACGTTCAAAGTTCAAACCAACGGTGTTGCGTATGCCACCTCGTTTGCCGTCAATTCAGGCGATACCAACCAGACGGTTTTGGATAAAATGGCCCAGGCGATCAACGCGGCGGGAGCAGGTGTCGCCGCAACCGTTGTAAATGGTACTTCTGTTGGTACAAGCAAGCTCCAAGTCACCGCGAATAACACTGGCACGGCCAACGCTTTTACCATCACCGACATGACCGGTACCGCCGTGGCTTCTACAGGTGTGAGCTCGGCATCCACACTCGCGGCAGATGCGAACTATACTGTGAACGGCACCAACTATACCTCTGGTTCAAATACGGTATACCTGGAGAATTCAAAGGTTACGATGACGATCGCTGCTGTCACCAATAATGCAACGGTCACCGTATCCAATGACACACAAGTCGTGAGCACTGCTGTTAACAGCTTTGT is a genomic window containing:
- the fliD gene encoding flagellar filament capping protein FliD, producing the protein MVSPLSSGYLNNWTAAYLSSTTSGRGLSQLSATYSVAQQSLAINSWKRQQPSLMTKALVALTGNANRLWQASKPFQPTTQDNVFLQRSATSTTPSAVTAKAQAGATLTNYSVSVTQIAAAQQNVGTALTSSATTSLAAATYTFKVQTNGVAYATSFAVNSGDTNQTVLDKMAQAINAAGAGVAATVVNGTSVGTSKLQVTANNTGTANAFTITDMTGTAVASTGVSSASTLAADANYTVNGTNYTSGSNTVYLENSKVTMTIAAVTNNATVTVSNDTQVVSTAVNSFVSAYNNMVSFTAENQQYIKPQVASSLNKSFTSQMSALRSIGITQNPDQTLAVDQSKLNSALQNNFKSVQAAFSGLDSIATNAGAQSRSIAVSPLNSYASQPPLANDTAPVLYSYLGSLNQSSLLSAFLSTGQLINMYR